A region from the Neurospora crassa OR74A linkage group V, whole genome shotgun sequence genome encodes:
- a CDS encoding metaphase-anaphase transition protein produces MDPQPAQQPAEATPDGHGAPAPVALTKTRTESFSAKSENSQTAADFIRDQMQLEADAREALPYSIETCTKPLGPLRQAVFSCLTCNPPPADPKAPYNAAGICYSCSVQCHGEHTLVEIFAKRNFTCDCGTTRFPPTSPCNLRINEETGTKGGVHSEEPDVNNKYNHNFRNRFCGCECDYDPFEQKGTMFQCLGLGTAETGGCGEDWYHPGCIVGLGPDWFEKMDKKDKPKSAALKTEVKTENGALPTIAEDETTEQNGAHAEEAEEDEDEDDDPPPPPGFPADDDFEGFICYKCVEAYPWIKRYAGTEGFLPPVYLKKEEQTISTTSELKVNGNSSSKKRKASDEDNEHIEESQEKKPKTDETVHSTTTAITTTESLTTNGSSTITSTTNTTTLTTTDSSTTTPHPNPNPKPCLLSSLPPPPSQTSQNSPFSLFFTTPSFRSLLCHCPHCFPLLIPHPHLLEEEDTYEPPVSETSSSSPSHSLHGGGGGGSSSKGSGSVLERGESALRNIDRVRAIEGVMAYNHLKDKLKPFFREFAESGRAVSAEDIKAYFAKLRGDDEVRTGGSGEMEEEEEKGVNGDGRKEQDGY; encoded by the exons ATGGACCCTCAACCGGCGCAACAGCCCGCCGAGGCCACTCCAGATGGCCATGGAGCTCCAGCACCAGTCGCGCTCACCAAGACTCGTACTGAAAGCTTCTCCGCCAAGTCAGAAAACTCTCAGACTGCCGCAGA CTTCATCCGCGACCAAATGCAACTAGAGGCCGACGCTCGCGAAGCTCTTCCATAC AGCATCGAAACCTGCACCAAGCCCCTCGGCCCCCTCCGCCAGGCCGTCTTCTCCTGCCTGACCTGCAACCCACCACCCGCCGACCCGAAAGCGCCCTACAATGCGGCCGGCATCTGCTACTCCTGCTCCGTCCAGTGTCACGGCGAGCACACTCTCGTCGAGATCTTTGCCAAGCGCAACTTCACCTGCGACTGCGGTACCACACGCTTCCCGCCCACGAGCCCGTGCAACCTGCGCATCAATGAGGAGACGGGCACCAAGGGCGGCGTGCACTCGGAGGAACCAGATGTCAACAACAAGTACAACCATAACTTCCGGAATCGGTTCTGCGGCTGCGAGTGCGATTATGACCCGTTTGAGCAGAAGGGGACCATGTTTCAATGTCTGGGCCTAGGCACGGCAGAAACGGGTGGTTGTGGGGAGGATTGGTACCATCCTGGGTGCATCGTGGGTTTGGGTCCGGATTGGTTTGAGAAGATGGACAAGAAGGATAAGCCCAAGTCTGCGGCGCTGAAGACGGAGGTTAAGACCGAAAATGGTGCCCTACCTACAATTGCGGAAGATGAGACAACAGAACAGAACGGCGCCCATGCCGAAGAGgcagaggaagacgaagacgaagacgacgacccACCTCCACCGCCTGGCTTCCCTGCCGATGACGACTTTGAGGGATTCATCTGCTATAAGTGCGTCGAGGCGTACCCCTGGATCAAGAGATACGCGGGTACTGAAGGATTCCTACCGCCTGTCTAtctgaagaaggaggagcaaacCATTAGTACCACCTCGGAACTCAAAGTCAACGGCAATTCCTCATCTAAGAAGCGCAAAGCATCTGACGAGGACAACGAACACATCGAGGAATCCCAAGAAAAGAAGCCCAAAACCGATGAAACCGTCCATTCAACGACTACCGCCATCACTACAACCGAGTCCCTCACAACCAACGGCTCTtccaccatcacctccaccaccaacacaacaaccctcaccaccacagactcctccaccacaacCCCCCACCCCAATCCCAACCCCAAACCctgcctcctctcctccctccccccaccACCTTCCCAAACCTCCCAAaactcccccttctccctcttcttcaccaccccctccttccGTTCCCTCCTGTGCCACTGCCCCCACTgcttccccctcctcatcccGCACCCCCACCtcctcgaagaagaagacaccTACGAACCCCCCGTTTCCgaaacctcctcctcctctccctcccacTCTCTacacggcggcggcggcggcggaagcagcagcaaggggTCGGGATCGGTTCTCGAAAGAGGCGAGTCGGCCTTGCGGAATATCGATCGGGTGCGAGCCATTGAGGGCGTCATGGCTTATAACCATTTGAAGGACAAATTGAAGCCGTTTTTCAGAGAGTTTGCCGAGAGTGGGAGGGCGGTTAGTGCGGAGGATATCAAGGCGTATTTTGCAAAGTTGAGGGGGGATGACGAGGTTAGAACGGGTGGATCAGgagagatggaggaagaggaggagaagggggtgaatggtgatgggaggaaggagcaggaTGGGTATTGA
- the stk-29 gene encoding protein kinase, with translation MSYPNGSGGTLTLPSPTHIHSVRSLRKAIARSPSRARQASTTPAGSPQSLSSLAVSLSQRPLGEGSTPLKPSERLSTRSLRPARPVNRPLSRSRMSQKSPLRRCFGSHRDSGNPIPPSVSAPEARPRCGSPSSRSPSPIASPVASPVHHTEVTLIMDHATLESPLPKRRSLGLRADLLDDPPATSHPFDTDDDAPKGYELRSSTRRTTPPQDSVASPDISSLPKRTTSLRKSTLQQRHDDQRISLGRRVGEKQLNQASKAAAPATSTTRTRPRLSLDQYLPPDDRGSPFTQAPLPSASVHPLPRPPAQRHPLSRTITQSSSGSSLPDESPTHPPVSLGEKPRVPLNFSRSLPLGARPLGAKIPPPVATPKYKRAKPFQAAFMSTGLVSKMNRNPEAGPPKRPGDNSDIMPDTPCKKQPYDSSTFPPKPLGSARRPRLSFGTATTPLPDASSTPRGSPFAPQDRSASLFFKQIRGNNLRRASLLSFEGEDAGDSPESDDFPPPTPTKSLFKSQSTPAHPQQAQMTPTATRFTHSASAFGIGKEHSTPSSSFGFTSPLGRHSNGQTDHPTTRPTTADGEPLPVGIKDSPRMSQSLPSFTMRRGRGNSFTTPAPVKTNPTIVEASEKHTPDSASPVNPRNPKTPSESMGPPDGNFLTISNARKGNIKFARSPSTPTTLVGPGLPSATPEGQPLTKGQNRRISSTPQNVNAPSSVDEALYSRFDKAEVIGGGAFSQVYRVVQRSTMASFSSFTSTPGRHTPEVEKVFAVKKIAFSGHGEKQRESKMREVNVLKALSTSDKIVHYVDSWEQNGCLYIQTEYCTEGSLDAFLREVGQNGRMDDFRIWKTLLELSQGLSAIHGAGFIHLDLKPANIFIGFDGYLKIGDFGFAVPWPAPKGVEGEGDREYIGPEILLGQYDKPADIFALGLIILEIACNVYLPDNGPTWQALRNGDLTVVPSLTSSDGGGIVRDAQIATDDGDLSAFSSVTYDPSNLFGAQKRSELQEPPRFMMDANDPHSLDSVVRWMIQPEPANRPTAEALLKVESVDWVACRRTAGATVYEGNWGLETASTTEQFDTTMTDV, from the exons ATGTCATATCCGAATGGGAGTGGGGGTACGCTTACCCTACCCTCGCCGACACACATCCATTCCGTTCGATCTTTACGAAAGGCCATTGCACGATCGCCCTCCAGGGCTCGCCAAGCTTCGACTACACCAGCCGGTTCACCACAGTCCCTCTCCTCACTCGCCGTTTCACTCTCGCAACGACCTTTGGGTGAAGGTTCTACTCCGCTCAAGCCTAGCGAGCGTCTCTCGACCCGTTCATTGAGACCTGCTAGACCGGTCAACAGGCCGTTATCCAGGTCACGAATGTCGCAAAAGAGTCCCCTCAGAAGGTGCTTTGGCTCCCACAGGGACTCGGGCAACCCTATCCCACCATCCGTCTCGGCTCCTGAAGCCCGTCCCCGCTGCGGAAGCCCTTCCTCGCGCAGCCCTAGCCCGATAGCAAGCCCCGTGGCAAGCCCTGTCCACCATACCGAGGTGACACTGATCATGGACCACGCTACTTTGGAAAGCCCGCTCCCCAAGCGGCGCAGTCTGGGTCTCAGGGCTGACCTCCTCGATGACCCTCCAGCGACATCGCACCCATTCGACACCGATGACGATGCGCCCAAAGGATACGAACTGCGGTCGTCCACTCGCCGTACCACCCCGCCTCAGGATTCCGTGGCCTCGCCTGACATTTCGAGCCTACCCAAACGAACGACCTCTCTCCGTAAGAGCACCTTACAGCAACGCCATGATGATCAACGCATTTCGTTGGGTCGGCGTGTCGGAGAGAAACAGCTTAACCAGGCATCAAAAGCTGCTGCCCCTGCTACTAGCACAACCCGGACCAGGCCGAGGCTATCCCTCGATCAATATCTTCCGCCTGATGACCGCGGCAGCCCCTTTACTCAGGCGCCTTTGCCAAGCGCCTCggttcatcctcttcctcggccgCCAGCCCAGCGTCACCCCTTGTCCCGGACCATCACACAGTCTTCATCCGGCTCTAGCCTCCCTGATGAGTCCCCCACGCATCCTCCTGTGAGCTTGGGCGAAAAGCCCAGAGTACCTTTGAACTTCTCAAGATCACTGCCTTTGGGAGCTCGCCCCCTAGGTGCAAAGATTCCACCGCCCGTGGCTACACCAAAATACAAGCGAGCCAAGCCATTCCAGGCTGCCTTTATGTCAACGGGACTGGTGTCCAAGATGAACCGAAACCCCGAGGCTGGCCCGCCCAAGCGTCCTGGAGATAATTCCGATATTATGCCCGACACTCCTTGCAAGAAGCAGCCTTATGACTCTTCAACGTTTCCTCCAAAACCGCTGGGAAGTGCCAGACGCCCCAGATTGTCTTTTGGCACTGCAACTACTCCTCTTCCTGATGCTTCGAGCACGCCGCGCGGCAGCCCTTTTGCTCCCCAGGACCGATCCGCGAGTCTGTTCTTCAAGCAAATTCGTGGAAACAACCTTCGAAGAGCAAGTCTGTTGAGTTTCGAGGGCGAGGATGCAGGAGACTCACCTGAGTCCGATGATTTTCCCCCGCCAACACCGACTAAGAGTCTTTTCAAGTCACAATCAACGCCAGCACACCCGCAACAGGCACAAATGACCCCCACTGCCACACGGTTCACGCATTCTGCGTCTGCTTTCGGTATTGGCAAGGAGCACAGCACTCCGAGTTCAAGCTTCGGATTTACAAGTCCACTAGGTCGACACAGCAACGGGCAGACAGATCATCCCACCACGCGTCCCACCACGGCTGACGGTGAGCCTCTCCCAGTCGGCATCAAAGACTCACCGCGGATGAGCCAGTCTCTCCCCTCCTTTACCATGCGCCGCGGACGTGGCAACTCCTTCACCACTCCTGCCCCCGTCAAGACCAACCCCACCATAGTGGAAGCCTCAGAAAAGCATACACCTGATTCAGCCAGCCCAGTAAATCCAAGGAATCCTAAGACACCCTCGGAAAGTATGGGCCCGCCTGACGGAAATTTTCTGACCATCTCAAATGCTCGCAAAGGCAATATCAAGTTTGCTCGGTCGCCGTCGACACCTACAACACTCGTCGGCCCAGGACTTCCGTCAGCAACACCTGAAGGCCAGCCACTTACCAAGGGGCAGAACCGTCGAATCAGCTCTACGCCCCAAAACGTGAATGCTCCTAGCAGTGTCGATGAAGCACTGTATAGTCGCTTCGACAAAGCTGAGGTGATTGGGGGTGGAGCCTTTTCGCAAGTGTATCGTGTTGTTCAACGCTCCACAATGGCTTCCTTTTCGTCATTTACATCAACTCCCGGCAGACATACGCCCGAGGTAGAGAAGGTCTTTGCCGTCAAGAAAATCGCTTTCTCTGGCCATGGTGAGAAGCAACGCGAAAGCAAGATGCGCGAGGTCAACGTCTTGAAGGCCCTGAGTACTTCCGACAAGATCGTGCACTATGTCGACAGCTGGGAGCAAAACGGATGTCTATACATCCAGACTGAGTATTGCACCGAAGGCAGTCTTGACGCATTCCTCAGAGAGGTTGGGCAAAACGGCAGGATGGATGATTTCCGCATCTGGAAGACATTGCTTGAACTAAGTCAG GGTCTTTCCGCCATTCACGGCGCTGGCTTCATTCACCTGGATCTGAAACCTGCCAATATCTTCATCGGGTTCGACGGCTATCTCAAGATCGGCGACTTTGGATTCGCAGTCCCATGGCCGGCCCCCAAAGGGGTCGAAGGCGAAGGTGACCGAGAGTACATTGGTCCTGAGATCTTGTTGGGACAGTACGACAAGCCAGCCGATATCTTTGCTCTTGGACTTATCATCTTAGAGATTGCTTGCAATGTCTATCTTCCCGACAACGGTCCAACTTGGCAGGCCCTTCGGAATGGCGATCTGACGGTTGTGCCTAGTCTTACCTcgagtgatggtggtggtatcgTTCGGGATGCACAGATTGCCACCGATGATGGCGATCTCTCTGCCTTCAGCTCAGTCACATATGACCCGAGCAACTTGTTTGGTGCGCAAAAGAGAAGCGAGCTCCAGGAACCCCCAAGGTTCATGATGGATGCCAATGATCCGCACTCACTAGACAGCGTTGTCCGGTGGATGATCCAGCCTGAGCCTGCGAATCGACCTACGGCCGAGGCTCTCCTGAAGGTAGAGTCCGTTGACTGGGTTGCTTGCCGCAGGACCGCCGGAGCAACGGTGTACGAAGGCAACTGGGGCTTGGAGACCGCTTCGACCACGGAACAGTTCGACACGACGATGACTGACGTTTGA
- a CDS encoding DNA replication licensing factor mcm2: protein MSSPLRDNPSSANRGAVPRATRKRARNDHDGASSLPRASSPVMPSSPPAFPVAHGADEDDDIEEDVAAEIEDDIDDLDELAEDDVDLFREGFERDYRERDENDAYEGIDIDDDEYEALDPAARRRLEAKLAQRDRQVRMGMGTTYLPGDDDDGDIDLTNLERRRRIRYNEDPDVDMDGDIMDSELPLEALMDVKAATLSEWISVPAVQKTIRREFKAFLTEYTDESGSSVYGNRIRTLGEINAESLEVSYEHLATAKAILAYFLANAPTEMLKLFDEVAMEVVLLHYPDYERIHAEIHVRIFDLPIHYTLRQLRQSHLNCLVRVSGVVTRRTGVFPQLKYVKFDCTKCGVTLGPFQQESNVEVKISYCQSCQSRGPFTLNSEKTVYRNYQKLTLQESPGTVPAGRLPRHREVILLWDLIDKAKPGEEIEVTGIYRNNYDAQLNNRNGFPVFATILEANNIVKSHDQLAGFRMTEEDEHEIRRLSRDPHIVDKIINSVAPSIYGHTDIKTAVALSLFGGVAKQVGAHHIRGDINVLLLGDPGTAKSQVLKYAEKTAHRAVFATGQGASAVGLTASVRRDPLTSEWTLEGGALVLADKGTCLIDEFDKMNDQDRTSIHEAMEQQTISISKAGIVTTLQARCGIIAAANPIGGRYNSTIPFSANVELTEPILSRFDILCVVRDTVEPEEDERLARFIVGSHSRSHPLMNNNTQDASGGDSMEVEHDTQAAAETQQTGEHGRKKEGEIPQELLRKYILYARERCQPKLYHMDEDKVARLFADMRRESLATGAYPITVRHLEAIIRISEAFCRMRLSEYCSAQDIDRAIAVTVESFVGSQKVSCKKALARAFAKYTLNRPGTGNNGSGSGTSQGRRGGARRGVSAAA from the exons ATGAG TTCCCCGCTTCGCGACAACCCGTCCTCTGCCAACCGTGGCGCCGTTCCCAGGGCCACTCGCAAGCGTGCGCGTAACGATCACGATGGTGCTTCCTCGCTTCCCCGCGCTTCGAGCCCTGTCAtgccctcttctcctcccgcCTTCCCAGTTGCCCATGGCGCagatgaggacgacgacatcgaGGAAGACGTCGCCGCTGAAATCGAAGACGACATTGACGACCTCGACGAGTTGGCCGAAGACGATGTAGATTTGTTCCGCGAAGGCTTCGAGCGCGATTATAGGGAACGAGACGAAAACGACGCCTACGAAGGAATTGAcatcgacgatgacgagtATGAGGCCCTCGACCCCGCCGCAAGGCGCCGTCTTGAAGCCAAGTTGGCCCAGAGAGACCGTCAAGTGAGGATGGGAATGGGCACCACGTATCTTCctggtgatgacgacgatggtgATATCGACCTTACCAACCTGGAACGCCGCCGAAGAATCCGCTACAATGAAGACCCCGATGTCGATATGGATGGCGACATTATGGACTCGGAACTTCCCCTCGAGGCCCTGATGGATGTCAAGGCTGCCACTTTGAGCGAATGGATCTCAGTCCCGGCTGTACAAAAGACCATCCGCAGAGAGTTCAAGGCTTTCCTCACAGAATACACCGACGAGAGCGGTTCGTCCGTCTACGGCAACCGCATCCGTACTCTTGGTGAGATCAACGCCGAGTCTCTCGAGGTCTCCTACGAGCACCTCGCTACAGCCAAGGCCATTCTCGCATACTTCCTCGCCAATGCGCCAACCGAGATGCTCAAGCTCTTCGACGAGGTTGCCATGGAAGTCGTCCTTCTCCATTACCCCGACTACGAGCGCATTCACGCCGAGATCCACGTCCGTATCTTCGACCTTCCTATCCATTATACCCTCCGTCAGCTCCGCCAGTCGCACCTCAACTGTCTTGTGCGCGTGAGCGGTGTCGTCACCCGCCGCACCGGTGTCTTCCCCCAGCTCAAGTATGTCAAGTTCGACTGCACCAAGTGCGGCGTCACTCTCGGTCCCTTCCAGCAAGAGTCCAACGTCGAAGTCAAGATCTCTTACTGCCAGTCCTGCCAGTCTCGTGGCCCCTTCACCCTTAACTCCGAGAAGACCGTCTACCGCAACTACCAAAAGCTCACCCTCCAAGAATCCCCCGGCACCGTTCCCGCCGGTCGTCTGCCCCGTCACCGCGAGGTCATTCTCCTCTGGGACCTGATCGACAAGGCCAAGCCGGGCGAGGAGATCGAAGTAACGGGCATCTACCGCAACAACTACGACGCGCAGCTCAACAACCGCAACGGCTTCCCCGTCTTCGCCACCATCCTCGAAGCCAACAACATTGTCAAATCCCACGACCAGCTCGCCGGCTTCCGCATGACCGAGGAAGACGAGCACGAGATTCGCCGTCTCTCGCGCGACCCGCACATTGTCGACAAGATCATCAACTCCGTCGCCCCTTCCATCTACGGACACACCGACATCAAGACCGCCgtcgccctctccctcttcggcGGCGTCGCCAAGCAAGTCGGCGCCCACCACATCCGCGGTGACATCAACGTGCTGCTCCTCGGCGACCCCGGTACCGCCAAATCACAAGTACTCAAGTACGCCGAAAAGACGGCCCACCGCGCCGTCTTCGCCACCGGCCAGGGTGCTTCCGCCGTCGGTCTGACGGCTTCCGTCCGGCGCGACCCGCTCACGTCCGAATGGACTCTCGAGGGCGGcgccctcgtcctcgccgACAAGGGCACCTGCCTGATCGACGAGTTCGACAAGATGAACGACCAGGACCGCACGTCCATCCACGAAGCCATGGAGCAGCAGACCATCTCTATCTCCAAAGCCGGTATCGTCACGACCCTGCAAGCCCGGTGCGGAATCATCGCCGCTGCTAACCCTATTGGCGGGCGGTACAACTCTACCATTCCCTTTTCTGCCAACGTGGAGCTTACCGAGCCGATTCTGTCTCGTTTCGACATCCTTTGCGTCGTGCGCGACACAGTCGAGCCTGAAGAAGATGAGCGGCTGGCGCGCTTCATTGTCGGGTCGCATTCGAGGAGTCATCCGTTgatgaacaacaacacgCAGGACGCTAGCGGTGGTGACTCCATGGAGGTTGAACACGATACCCAAGCTGCTGCGGAAACCCAACAAACTGGTGAACACGGCCGTAAAAAAGAGGGCGAAATCCCACAAGAGCTGTTGAGGAAGTATATCCTTTATGCCCGAGAGCGGTGCCAGCCAAAGTTGTATCACATGGATGAGGATAAGGTGGCGAGGCTGTTTGCGGATATGAGAAGGGAGAGTTTGGCGACGGGGGCTTATCCTATTACT GTCCGTCACTTGGAAGCCATCATCCGCATCTCCGAAGCCTTCTGCCGCATGCGCCTTTCCGAGTACTGCTCCGCCCAGGACATTGACCGCGCTATCGCCGTGACCGTCGAGTCCTTTGTTGGCTCGCAAAAGGTCAGCTGCAAGAAGGCGCTTGCCAGGGCTTTTGCCAAGTACACGCTTAACAGGCCTGGTACTGGTAATAATGGCTCTGGGAGCGGCACCTCTcaggggaggaggggcggTGCTAGGAGGGGTGTGAGCGCTGCTGCTTGA